The following proteins come from a genomic window of Lolium rigidum isolate FL_2022 chromosome 5, APGP_CSIRO_Lrig_0.1, whole genome shotgun sequence:
- the LOC124655511 gene encoding uncharacterized protein LOC124655511: protein MEAMLEAGVGRFRGPSLAAMLAEMWAPLAVALAALATLPSLLGRLQVLILRLRSRGKEAISSHISTYYSSGDDDSDADSDDESDSDDASSSGEEEEPEGRIGYFEGAADGLDGCFPFGGAVVRTWQDLPRRFSFTAAAAGGFPSGDTAPAVRLWGASTASGERSTPAWWDGADDSGRRQAAEVAAPVVVGWRRREHAARRRHRLLPVLPSPQ, encoded by the coding sequence ATGGAGGCGATGCTGGAGGCCGGGGTGGGCCGGTTCCGGGGCCCGAGCCTGGCGGCGATGCTGGCCGAGATGTGGGCGCCGCTGGCCGTCGCGCTGGCGGCGCTCGCCACGCTGCCCAGCCTGCTCGGCAGGCTGCAGGTGCTCATCCTCCGCCTCCGCTCCCGAGGGAAGGAGGCCATCTCCTCCCACATCTCCACCTACTACTCCTCCGGGGACGACGACTCCGACGCCGACTCCGACGACGAATCCGACTCCGAtgacgcctcctcctccggcgaggaggaggagcccgaGGGCAGGATCGGGTACTTCGAGGGCGCCGCCGACGGCCTCGACGGCTGCTTCCCCTTCGGCGGCGCCGTCGTGCGGACATGGCAGGACCTGCCCCGCCGCTTCtccttcaccgccgccgccgccggcggattCCCGTCCGGCGATACGGCGCCGGCGGTCAGGCTGTGGGGCGCCAGCACGGCGAGCGGCGAACGCAGCACCCCGGCGTGGTGGGACGGAGCCGATGACAGCGGCAGAAGGCAGGCCGCCGAGGTGGCGGCGCCGGTGGTcgtcgggtggcggcggcgcgagcacgCGGCCAGGAGGAGGCACCGTCTCCTCCCCGTTCTGCCGTCCCCGCAGTAA
- the LOC124653254 gene encoding uncharacterized protein LOC124653254 isoform X1, translated as MGDETAALQSVSDLPVQDPPGEEFSAADLWWAKYASSEHHCEDVALIPYERLGAFISGECNNPEYPTRFHIERSRKRKRGDLKEFRSDEYLKYRLYWCSFGPENYGEGGEILPSRRYRVNTRNRAPRPQSMRGCTCHFAIKRLYARPSVVLIIYHERRHVTRSGFVCHGPLDRDAIGPGARKVPYVGSEIQQQTMSLIYLGVPEENILQAHIEGIQRYCGSDAKVDSLASQYVHKLGMIIKRSTHELDLDDQASIKMWVDRNKKSVFFHQDSTETDAFVLGIQTEWQLQQMIRFGHQSILASHSSFGVSKLKYPLHTLLVFDSRQQALPVAWIITRSVTKEDTLRWMKALTSRIHSVDATWRIGGFIIDDPTSELDPIRNVFSCPILFSLWHIRRTWFKNIIKKCSNTEVQREIFTQLGKFMYSIWSEKNPMDALEQLFQDFVDQTTFIQYFKSFWVPKLEMWIDTIRNLPLASQESCGAIEGYHLKLKLKAYDDSQLDALQRVDWLVHKLTTELHSGYWLNLYADESGSFPQVKAEYIASTSWQRAMQIPDEDVLFDDQEPLSAKVASQKDASQKRTVWNAGSEFSLCSCSWSMQGNLCKHVIKVNMMCAPRKDFEPSLSFQSFQRVLLDLWQKPVDDSFSLDLSMAWVMQMQERIQKVAELATSDGIAQVAGKLPIQWVHKKGRRTAARRTSPLRLLPHSNGSVQRDLTPKKNRKRRRLVTFSG; from the exons atggggGATGAGACGGCGGCGCTGCAGTCGGTGAGCGATCTCCCCGTCCAGGACCCGCCGGGGGAGGAGTTCTCCGCCGCCGACCTCTGGTGGGCCAAGTACGCCAGCTCCGAGCACCACTGCGAGGACGTCGCGCTCATCCCCTACGAGCGGCTGGGCGCCTTCATCAGCGGCGAGTGCAACAACCCCGAGTACCCCACCAGGTTCCACATCGAGCGCAGCCGCAAGCGCAAGAGGGGCGACCTCAAGGAGTTCAGGAGCGACGAGTACCTCAAGTACAGACT GTACTGGTGCTCGTTTGGCCCGGAGAACTACGGGGAGGGAGGAGAGATCTTGCCGAGCAGGAGGTACAGGGTCAACACGAGGAACCGGGCACCTCGCCCGCAGTCCATGCGAGGCTGCACCTGCCATTTCGCGATCAAGCGGCTCTACGCCCGGCCTTCGGTGGTGCTCATCATCTACCACGAGAGGCGCCATGTCACCAGGTCTGGTTTCGTGTGCCACGGACCCCTGGACCGGGACGCCATCGGGCCTGGCGCCAGGAAGGTGCCGTATGTTGGCAGTGAGATTCAGCAGCAGACCATGTCGTTGATCTACCTCGGTGTCCCCGAGGAGAATATCCTGCAGGCGCATATAGAAGGGATACAGCGCTACTGTGGCTCGGACGCGAAGGTCGATAGCCTCGCTTCGCAGTATGTCCACAAGCTTGGGATGATCATCAAGAGGTCTACGCATGAGCTGGATCTTGATGACCAGGCTAGCATCAAGATGTGGGTAGATAGGAACAAGAAGTCTGTGTTTTTCCACCAGGACTCGACTGAGACAGATGCGTTCGTGCTGGGGATCCAGACAGAATGGCAACTGCAGCAGATGATACGCTTTGGTCACCAGAGTATCTTGGCCTCTCACTCCTCATTTGGTGTAAGCAAGCTCAAG TACCCATTGCACACACTTCTCGTATTCGATTCAAGACAACAGGCTCTACCTGTTGCGTGGATTATAACCCGATCAGTTACCAAGGAGGATACTTTGAGATGGATGAAAGCACTCACTAGTAGAATACATTCTGTTGACGCCACCTGGAGAATTGGCGGATTTATAATTGACGACCCAACCTCCGAGCTGGACCCAATCAG GAATGTGTTCTCCTGCccaattttattttctttatgGCACATAAGGAGAACCTGGTTTAAAAATATAATCAAGAAATGTAGCAACACTGAGGTGCAACGGGAAATTTTTACACAACTAGGAAAATTTATGTACAGTATCTGGAGTGAGAAAAACCCCATGGATGCCCTGGAGCAATTGTTTCAAGACTTTGTTGACCAAACCACATTCATACAATATTTCAAGTCATTTTGGGTTCCCAAATTGG AGATGTGGATTGATACCATCAGAAATTTGCCGCTAGCAAGTCAGGAATCCTGTGGTGCAATTGAGGGTTACCATCTAAAGCTCAAGCTTAAAGCATATGATGATTCACAACTTGACGCTCTCCAACGTGTTGACTGGTTGGTTCACAAGCTCACAACAGAGCTGCATTCAGGCTACTGGCTCAACTTATATGCAGACGAGAGTGGTTCATTTCCTCAGGTGAAAGCGGAGTACATTGCATCCACTTCATGGCAAAGGGCGATGCAGATACCCGATGAGGATGTTCTCTTTGATGATCAAGAACCTCTTTCAGCCAAGGTGGCAAGCCAGAAGGATGCTAGTCAAAAGCGGACTGTATGGAATGCTGGATCTGAATTCTCTCTGTGCAGTTGTTCGTGGTCAATGCAGGGTAACCTATGTAAGCACGTCATAAAGGTTAATATGATGTGTGCACCACGCAAGGATTTCGAGCCCTCCTTATCATTTCAGTCATTTCAGCGTGTCCTACTTGATCTGTGGCAAAAACCAGTGGATGATTCATTCTCACTGGATCTGTCGATGGCATGGGTTATGCAAATGCAGGAGAGGATCCAAAAAGTGGCTGAGCTTGCCACATCTGATGGCATTGCCCAAGTTGCAGGCAAATTGCCAATTCAGTGGGTGCACAAGAAAGGGAGAAGAACAGCTGCTAGACGAACTAGCCCCTTGCGTCTTCTTCCTCATTCCAATGGCAGTGTTCAAAGAGATTTGACTCCGAAAAAGAACAGGAAGAGGAGAAGGTTGGTCACCTTTTCAGGCTAA
- the LOC124653254 gene encoding uncharacterized protein LOC124653254 isoform X2, translated as MGDETAALQSVSDLPVQDPPGEEFSAADLWWAKYASSEHHCEDVALIPYERLGAFISGECNNPEYPTRFHIERSRKRKRGDLKEFRSDEYLKYRLYWCSFGPENYGEGGEILPSRRYRVNTRNRAPRPQSMRGCTCHFAIKRLYARPSVVLIIYHERRHVTRSGFVCHGPLDRDAIGPGARKVPYVGSEIQQQTMSLIYLGVPEENILQAHIEGIQRYCGSDAKVDSLASQYVHKLGMIIKRSTHELDLDDQASIKMWVDRNKKSVFFHQDSTETDAFVLGIQTEWQLQQMIRFGHQSILASHSSFGVSKLKYPLHTLLVFDSRQQALPVAWIITRSVTKEDTLRWMKALTSRIHSVDATWRIGGFIIDDPTSELDPIRNVFSCPILFSLWHIRRTWFKNIIKKCSNTEVQREIFTQLGKFMYSIWSEKNPMDALEQLFQDFVDQTTFIQYFKSFWVPKLEMWIDTIRNLPLASQESCGAIEGYHLKLKLKAYDDSQLDALQRVDW; from the exons atggggGATGAGACGGCGGCGCTGCAGTCGGTGAGCGATCTCCCCGTCCAGGACCCGCCGGGGGAGGAGTTCTCCGCCGCCGACCTCTGGTGGGCCAAGTACGCCAGCTCCGAGCACCACTGCGAGGACGTCGCGCTCATCCCCTACGAGCGGCTGGGCGCCTTCATCAGCGGCGAGTGCAACAACCCCGAGTACCCCACCAGGTTCCACATCGAGCGCAGCCGCAAGCGCAAGAGGGGCGACCTCAAGGAGTTCAGGAGCGACGAGTACCTCAAGTACAGACT GTACTGGTGCTCGTTTGGCCCGGAGAACTACGGGGAGGGAGGAGAGATCTTGCCGAGCAGGAGGTACAGGGTCAACACGAGGAACCGGGCACCTCGCCCGCAGTCCATGCGAGGCTGCACCTGCCATTTCGCGATCAAGCGGCTCTACGCCCGGCCTTCGGTGGTGCTCATCATCTACCACGAGAGGCGCCATGTCACCAGGTCTGGTTTCGTGTGCCACGGACCCCTGGACCGGGACGCCATCGGGCCTGGCGCCAGGAAGGTGCCGTATGTTGGCAGTGAGATTCAGCAGCAGACCATGTCGTTGATCTACCTCGGTGTCCCCGAGGAGAATATCCTGCAGGCGCATATAGAAGGGATACAGCGCTACTGTGGCTCGGACGCGAAGGTCGATAGCCTCGCTTCGCAGTATGTCCACAAGCTTGGGATGATCATCAAGAGGTCTACGCATGAGCTGGATCTTGATGACCAGGCTAGCATCAAGATGTGGGTAGATAGGAACAAGAAGTCTGTGTTTTTCCACCAGGACTCGACTGAGACAGATGCGTTCGTGCTGGGGATCCAGACAGAATGGCAACTGCAGCAGATGATACGCTTTGGTCACCAGAGTATCTTGGCCTCTCACTCCTCATTTGGTGTAAGCAAGCTCAAG TACCCATTGCACACACTTCTCGTATTCGATTCAAGACAACAGGCTCTACCTGTTGCGTGGATTATAACCCGATCAGTTACCAAGGAGGATACTTTGAGATGGATGAAAGCACTCACTAGTAGAATACATTCTGTTGACGCCACCTGGAGAATTGGCGGATTTATAATTGACGACCCAACCTCCGAGCTGGACCCAATCAG GAATGTGTTCTCCTGCccaattttattttctttatgGCACATAAGGAGAACCTGGTTTAAAAATATAATCAAGAAATGTAGCAACACTGAGGTGCAACGGGAAATTTTTACACAACTAGGAAAATTTATGTACAGTATCTGGAGTGAGAAAAACCCCATGGATGCCCTGGAGCAATTGTTTCAAGACTTTGTTGACCAAACCACATTCATACAATATTTCAAGTCATTTTGGGTTCCCAAATTGG AGATGTGGATTGATACCATCAGAAATTTGCCGCTAGCAAGTCAGGAATCCTGTGGTGCAATTGAGGGTTACCATCTAAAGCTCAAGCTTAAAGCATATGATGATTCACAACTTGACGCTCTCCAACGTGTTGACTG GTGA